The genome window CTGGTGCTGTACCCGATGGAAGGCCAGAACCGACGACTGGAACGCGACAAAGGCGTGCTGCAAGTGCTGGAGCAACGTTTTGCGATCAACAGCACCATTGACCTCAGCCACCTCGAACAACAGAACATCTTCCTCGAAGGCACCGGCAGCATGGTGCTCGACCGCCAGCACCGCATCAGCTACGCCTGCCACTCCGGGCGCACCCACCACCACGCCCTGCGCCAGTTCGCCGAACGCCTCGACTACCAACTCTGCGTGTTCCATGCGGTCGACCGCCACCACGCGCCGATCTACCACAGCAACGTGATGATGAGCGTCGGCCGCGACCTCTCGGTGGTGTGCCTGCAAGCCCTGCCGGTTGCCGATGAGCGCCAGGCTCTGGAACGCTCCCTGCGCAACACCGGCAAGGACATCGTCGCCCTCGACTTCGACCAGTTGGAAGCCTTCGCCGGCAACATGCTCGAAGTCCACGACCGCGACGGCCAGCCACTGCTGGTGATGTCGGCCAGCGCCTGGGGCGCCCTGCAACCGGCGCAGCGCCAACATATCGAGCGCCACACCCGGCCGGTGGTGGTGAACATCGACAACATCGAACGCATCGGCGGCGGCAGTGCCCGCTGCATGCTGGCGGAAGTGCACCTGCCCGCCCGTCCCTCATTTCAATAAGGAGTCTTGCCATGACCCGCTATATCGACGTCAACGACCTCTGCTACCTGGTCTCGCAAAAAGGCCTGCCCACCTGCATCACCGAAATGGCCGAGTACATCCGCGCCGACTACCTGCGCTGGCAGGACTTCGAAAAATGCGCACGCCTGGCCAACCACTCGCCGGACGGCGTGATCGAGCTGATGCCGGTGTCCGATGCGTCGCTGTATGCGTTCAAGTACGTCAACGGCCACCCGAAAAACACCCTGGCCGGCATGCTCACCGTAATGGCCTTCGGCGCGCTGGGCGATGTCGACACCGGCCTGCCGGTGCTGCTGGCGGAAATGACCCTGACCACCGCGATCCGCACCGCCGCCACCTCGGCGCTGGTCGCCCGCTATCTGGCCCGCGAGAACAGCCGCAGCATGGCGCTGATCGGCAACGGTTCGCAGAGCGAATTCCAGGCCCTGGCCTTCCACGCCATGCTTGGCATCAACGAAATCCGCCTGTTCGATATCGACGCCAAGGCCACTGCCAAACTGGCCGCCAACCTCAAGGCTTTCCCGGCGATCAAGGTGATCCTGGCCGGCAGCGTGGCCGAAGCGGTCAAAGGCGCCGACATCATCACCACCGTCACTGCCGACAAGGCCTACGCCACCATCCTTACCGACGACATGATCGAACCCGGCATGCACCTCAACGCCGTGGGCGGCGACTGCCCGGGCAAGACCGAGCTGGACCGACGTATCGTCGAGCGCGCCCGGGTGATCGTCGAGTACGAACCACAAAGCCGCATCGAAGGCGAAATCCAGCACATGCCGGAAGATTCGCCGGTCACAGAGCTGTGGCAAGTGATCAACGGTCAGCAGCCTGGCCGCGAACATGCGCGCCAGGTCACGCTGTTCGACTCGGTGGGCTTTGCCATCGAAGACTATTCGGCGCTGCGCTATGTACTGGACGTCGCAAAAGCGCTGGAAGTGGGCAGCACACTTGAACTGGTGCCGAACCTGGCCGACCCGAAAGACCTGTTCGCACGCCTGGCCCAACAGCCCCGCGTACAGCAGAAAAAGCGCGCCTGAGACCGCTCTGGCCTGCCGCTTTGCGTCGAGGGCGGGCCAGTTTTTCAGGGATGAAAAGCCGATTCAGCGGGTATCACAGCCGATTCCGCTGCATTGCCGGTTTTAACAGCGCAATTCGCGCTTTATGCACGGGGTAAACGACACAAAAAACGCACCATCATGAAGCATTCTCTGCTCCCAGTTATTCACTGCCCTGACATCAATTACAAAATATAGGGACCTGCACATGACTCCATTGCGATCACTCTTCGCCGCGCTGCTGTTGCCACTCTGCGCCACCTCCGCCCACGCCCAGGACTGGAAAGAAATCCGCTTCGGCGTGTTCCCCGAATACCCGCCCTTCGAATCCGTGGCCGCCGACGGCAGCCTGCAAGGCTTCGATATCGAGTTGGGCAACGCGATCTGCGCCAAGCTCGAAGTGAAATGCATTTGGGTCCACAATGAATTCGACGGCATGATCCCGGCCCTGCGCGCGCGCAAGTTCGACGCGATCATGTCGTCCATGGCCGTCACCCCGGCCCGTGAAAAAATCATCGACTTCAGCGACCGGCTGTTCCTCAGCCCGACTTCGGTGATCACCCGCAAGAGCGCCGACTTCGGCGACACCCCGGAATCCCTCAAGGGCAAGCAAGTCGGCGTACTGCAAGGTTCGTTGCAGGAGGCCTATGCCCGTGCGCACCTGGCCAGGCTCGGCGCGCAGATCAAGGCGTACCAGTCCCAGGACCAGAACTACGCCGACCTGCAGAACGGTCGCCTCGACGCAACCCTGACCGACAAGCTCGAAGCCCAGCTCAACTTCCTGTCCAAGCCCGAAGGCGCCGACTTCAAGACCGGCCCGGCGTTCAAGGACCCAACCCTGCCCCTGGACATCGCCATGGGCCTGCGCAAGAACGACCAGGAACTGCGCGCGCTGATCAACAAGGGCATCGCTGCCGTGCAGGCTGATGGCACTTACGCGCAGATCCAGAAGAAATACTTTGGTGATCAGGACATCTACCACGAGTGATGCTCTGACCTCGCTGTGGAAACTTGCTTGTGTGGGAGGGGGCTTGCCCCCGATAGCGGTGGGTCAGTCAACTGATTTGGCACTGATACACCTCTATCGGGGGCAAGCCCCCTCCCACAAAAGGCAGCGTCCACAGTCAATCTCTGTGCTCCATCGAGATCATTTCCATGAATGAATTCCTCAACTTGCAAGGCTACGGCCCGATGCTCGCCCAGGGCGCGTGGATGACGCTCAAGCTGTCGTTCCTCGCCCTGGCCTTGAGCCTCGCCCTCGGCCTGATCGCCGCCGGTGCCAAGCTCTCCAGCGCCAAATGGCTGCGGGTGCCGGCCACGCTCTACACCACGCTGATCCGCAGCGTGCCGGACCTGGTGCTGATCCTGCTGATTTTCTACAGCCTGCAACTGTGGCTCAACGACCTGAGCGAAGTGTTCGGCTGGGACTACTTTGAAATCGACCCGTTTACCGCAGGCGTCGTCACCCTGGGCTTCATCTACGGCGCGTATTTCACCGAGAACTTCCGGGGCGCGATCCTCAGCGTGCCGGTCGGCCAACTGGAAGCGGCGACCGCCTACGGCCTGAGTCGCTGGCAGCGCTTTCACCTGGTGCTGTTCCCGCAGCTGATGCGCTTTGCCCTGCCGGGCCTGGGCAATAACTGGCTGGTGCTGCTCAAGTCCACGGCCCTGGTGTCGATCATCGGCCTGTCGGACCTGGTCAAGGCCGCGCAGAACGCCGGCAAGACCACCAACGAGCCGCTGTACTTCCTGATCCTCGCGGGCCTGGTGTACCTGGTGATCACCACCCTCTCCAACCGCATCTTCAAGCGCCTCGAACGGCGCTACAACCTCGGCATCAAGGGGATGGCGCGATGATCGAACTGTTCCAGCAATACGGCCTGGCCTACCTGTTCAGCGATGGCGCAGGGTTGTCCGGCGTGGCCATGACCCTGTGGCTGTTCATCATTTCGGTAGTACTCGGGTTCTTTCTATCGATTCCGCTGGCACTGGCGCGGGTGTCCGAACACTTCTGGCTGCGCTGGCCGGTGGAGGTCTACACCTACCTGTTCCGGGGCACGCCGCTGTATATCCAGTTGCTGATTTGCTACACCGGGCTGTACAGCCTGGAAGTGGTACAGGACAACGCCTTGCTCAACCAGTTTTTCCGCAACGCGCTGAACTGCACCCTGCTGGCCTTCGTGCTCAACACCTGCGCCTACACCGTGGAAATCTTCGCCGGGGCGATCCGCAATATTCCCCACGGCGAAATCGAAGCGGCCCGCGCCTATGGCCTGCATGGCTGGCGGTTGAACCTGTTTGTGGTAGTGCCGGCAGCTCTGCGTCGCGCATTGCCGGCCTACAGCAATGAAATGATCCTGATGCTGCACGCCACCTCCCTGGCGTTTACCGCTACCGTCGCCGACATCCTCAAGGTGGCCCGCGACGCCAATGCCGAGACGTTCCTGACGTTCCAGGCCTTCGGCATCGCCGCCCTGCTCTACATGCTGCTGTCCTTTGCACTGGTGGGCCTGTTCCGACTGGCCGAACGTCGCTGGATGCGTTTTCTTGTTCCTACCCGAGGCTAACCCATGAACCAGTCCGCGCAGGCCCTGGCCGCTTATCCCGTTGACGAACCCGTAGCCAAACCCGCCACCGCCGCCATCAAGCTGCAAGTCGAAGGCATCCACAAACGCTACGGCGAACACGAAGTGCTCAAGGGTGTATCGCTGAACGCGCGCAATGGCGATGTGATCAGCCTGATCGGCGCCAGCGGCTCCGGCAAAAGCACGATGCTGCGCTGCATCAACTTCCTCGAACAGCCGGACGCTGGGGTGATCACCCTGGACGGCATCAGCATCGAAATGCAGCAAGGCCGCGCCGGCACCCGCGCGCCGCACCAGGCCCAGTTGCAGAACCTGCGCACACGCCTGGCCATGGTGTTCCAGCACTTCAACCTGTGGAGCCACATGACCGTGCTGGAAAACATCACCATGGCCCCGCGCCGGGTGCTGAACGTGAGCGCCGCCGAGGCGGAAAAACGCGCACGCCTGTACCTGGACAAGGTCGGCCTGCCGGGCCGCGTGGCGGATCAGTACCCGGCATTCCTGTCCGGCGGCCAGCAGCAGCGCGTGGCCATCGCCCGGGCCTTGGCGATGGAACCGGAGATCATCCTGTTCGATGAACCGACTTCCGCACTCGACCCAGAACTTGTAGGAGAAGTCCTCAAAGTCATACAGACGTTGGCCGAGGAAGGTCGTACCATGCTGATGGTCACCCACGAAATGGGCTTTGCCCGCCAGGTGTCCAGCCAAGTACTGTTCTTGCACCAGGGCAAGGTTGAGGAACAAGGCGATGCCAGGATCCTCGACCACCCCAGCAGTGAGCGCCTGCAGCAATTTCTTTCCAACCGTTTGAAGTGAAACCCATGGATACCAAGGCCAACGGACCCCATTCCTCCCCTGCGCTGGACCGCATCGATGAGGCCATCATCGAAGTGCTGCGCCATCAGGGGCGCATCACCTACGAAAAGCTCTCGTCGCTGGTGCACCTCACGCCCCGGCCCTGCCTGGAACGGGTGCGCAAGCTGGAGCGGCGCGGGGTGATCCGGGGATATGGGGCGATCATCGATGTGCAGATGGTCTCGCCAGGCTTGTCATTGCTGGTGCTGGTGGCCTTGTCCAACCAAAGCGGGCGCTCGGCGCAAAAGGCCTTCGAAGCCTGTGTTAAAGCCTGCCCGCAGGTGTTCGAATGCCAGCTGATCAGCGGGCCGTTCGACTACAGCCTGCGCATGCGCTGCCGGGACATGGAGCATTACCGGGTGTTGACGGAGACCTGGCTGAACAATGACGAATTGCACATCGATAAGTTGGTGGCGCATCCGGAGTTGGCGGTGGTCAAGAACACCGCCACCGAGTTGGCCTGAACTTATCTCTCCAAAACACTGCCGATCGAATGTGGGAGGGGGCTTGCCCCCGATAGCAGTGTGTCAGTCTATGCATCTGTGACTGACACTCCCTCATCGGGGGCAAGCCCCCTCCCACATATTCAACCCTGCCCGCTTAAGATTTTCTTGCCAGGCTTGGTGCCGATCAGCGTGGCTTGCCCATCCTTCTGCTTCCCCGTCCGCGCCTCGCTGATCAACCCCGGTATCAACTTGCCCTCCGGCAGGTTCTTCCAGAACCGGCTGGGCAAGTGCCCTTCCATCACCTTGGGGTTCAACCGCGCGGGGTTGAAGATGTGGCTGTAGTAGGTCAGCCACATCGCACTGTGGGGGTCCTCGACATTCTGCGCCAACTGCCGCCACGCCTCAGGGCACTCACGCTGGTGGATCAAC of Pseudomonas azotoformans contains these proteins:
- the ctlX gene encoding citrulline utilization hydrolase CtlX: MQTTNTVLMIRPARFAFNPDTAINNRFQRQPLDPLHAQQKALEEFDGYVATLRNHGVEVLVVQDTPAPHTPDSIFPNNWWSSHADGSLVLYPMEGQNRRLERDKGVLQVLEQRFAINSTIDLSHLEQQNIFLEGTGSMVLDRQHRISYACHSGRTHHHALRQFAERLDYQLCVFHAVDRHHAPIYHSNVMMSVGRDLSVVCLQALPVADERQALERSLRNTGKDIVALDFDQLEAFAGNMLEVHDRDGQPLLVMSASAWGALQPAQRQHIERHTRPVVVNIDNIERIGGGSARCMLAEVHLPARPSFQ
- a CDS encoding ornithine cyclodeaminase, encoding MTRYIDVNDLCYLVSQKGLPTCITEMAEYIRADYLRWQDFEKCARLANHSPDGVIELMPVSDASLYAFKYVNGHPKNTLAGMLTVMAFGALGDVDTGLPVLLAEMTLTTAIRTAATSALVARYLARENSRSMALIGNGSQSEFQALAFHAMLGINEIRLFDIDAKATAKLAANLKAFPAIKVILAGSVAEAVKGADIITTVTADKAYATILTDDMIEPGMHLNAVGGDCPGKTELDRRIVERARVIVEYEPQSRIEGEIQHMPEDSPVTELWQVINGQQPGREHARQVTLFDSVGFAIEDYSALRYVLDVAKALEVGSTLELVPNLADPKDLFARLAQQPRVQQKKRA
- a CDS encoding ABC transporter substrate-binding protein — encoded protein: MTPLRSLFAALLLPLCATSAHAQDWKEIRFGVFPEYPPFESVAADGSLQGFDIELGNAICAKLEVKCIWVHNEFDGMIPALRARKFDAIMSSMAVTPAREKIIDFSDRLFLSPTSVITRKSADFGDTPESLKGKQVGVLQGSLQEAYARAHLARLGAQIKAYQSQDQNYADLQNGRLDATLTDKLEAQLNFLSKPEGADFKTGPAFKDPTLPLDIAMGLRKNDQELRALINKGIAAVQADGTYAQIQKKYFGDQDIYHE
- a CDS encoding ABC transporter permease, producing MNEFLNLQGYGPMLAQGAWMTLKLSFLALALSLALGLIAAGAKLSSAKWLRVPATLYTTLIRSVPDLVLILLIFYSLQLWLNDLSEVFGWDYFEIDPFTAGVVTLGFIYGAYFTENFRGAILSVPVGQLEAATAYGLSRWQRFHLVLFPQLMRFALPGLGNNWLVLLKSTALVSIIGLSDLVKAAQNAGKTTNEPLYFLILAGLVYLVITTLSNRIFKRLERRYNLGIKGMAR
- a CDS encoding ABC transporter permease — its product is MIELFQQYGLAYLFSDGAGLSGVAMTLWLFIISVVLGFFLSIPLALARVSEHFWLRWPVEVYTYLFRGTPLYIQLLICYTGLYSLEVVQDNALLNQFFRNALNCTLLAFVLNTCAYTVEIFAGAIRNIPHGEIEAARAYGLHGWRLNLFVVVPAALRRALPAYSNEMILMLHATSLAFTATVADILKVARDANAETFLTFQAFGIAALLYMLLSFALVGLFRLAERRWMRFLVPTRG
- a CDS encoding ABC transporter ATP-binding protein → MNQSAQALAAYPVDEPVAKPATAAIKLQVEGIHKRYGEHEVLKGVSLNARNGDVISLIGASGSGKSTMLRCINFLEQPDAGVITLDGISIEMQQGRAGTRAPHQAQLQNLRTRLAMVFQHFNLWSHMTVLENITMAPRRVLNVSAAEAEKRARLYLDKVGLPGRVADQYPAFLSGGQQQRVAIARALAMEPEIILFDEPTSALDPELVGEVLKVIQTLAEEGRTMLMVTHEMGFARQVSSQVLFLHQGKVEEQGDARILDHPSSERLQQFLSNRLK
- a CDS encoding Lrp/AsnC family transcriptional regulator → MDTKANGPHSSPALDRIDEAIIEVLRHQGRITYEKLSSLVHLTPRPCLERVRKLERRGVIRGYGAIIDVQMVSPGLSLLVLVALSNQSGRSAQKAFEACVKACPQVFECQLISGPFDYSLRMRCRDMEHYRVLTETWLNNDELHIDKLVAHPELAVVKNTATELA